In Capra hircus breed San Clemente chromosome 5, ASM170441v1, whole genome shotgun sequence, the DNA window TTGGCCGTAGCCAAATCCCTTGGGCCCAAAGTTCTTCGCGTAGCAtcctacaaaaaagaaaaggggagaatCGGTGCAGGCCCATTAAGCTTTGCTGGCGTGACATGGCTGGAGCGGCTCAGCACTGCTTGAGACCCAGGCATCAACAAACCCCTGTAAACTATAGAAGCCTGCTACACATGCCTTACAGTAACTACCTTAAAGCTGCAAATTTAAGTCTTGAGTATTCTAGTTCCCTAGGTTTAGCTCATGGTCTCAACTGACTTGCAGGTTGGGACCAGACTAGTTATGTATGTGTCCGTTACCTTCAGATATTCATATGTTTTGCTTAAAACATTTAAGTTGAAAGAAAACTGTTGTTTATGTAGAGGTGTTTTTAATGGCCGGGAACTTAACTTACTGTGTCCTCAAGAATGttctgtggttttctgtcatctgtaagcatctctgctgctgctgctaagtcgcttcagtcgtgtccaactctgtgcgaccccacagacagcagcccaccaggctccccggtccctgggattctccaggcaagaacactggagtgggttgccatttccttctccaatgcatgaaagtgaaaagtgaaaggcaagtcgctcagtcgtgtcctactctgcgaccctgtggactgtagcccaacaggctcctcagtccatgggattctccaggcaagaatcctggagtgggttgccatttccttctccaggggatcttcccaacccaaggatcgaacccaggtcttccgcactggaggcagacactttaacctctgagccaccagggaagccctaccaggctcccccatccatgggatttcccaggcaagagtattggagtggggtgccattgccatctctaGATCTTTTCAAATACCCAGTGGCCCTATCCCCCaccttttccccatttttagAGTATTTTATCCCCCTCCTGGTGACATTTCCTTCACTAATAGCCAGTACAGGATATTCATATGGACAGCAATAACTGAAGTTAAATTATACCTTTACAATAGATTTCACCTTCTTTCTCAGTCAGAGTTGTTGACTCAAGACTCTTCCCACACTTAGCACATCGGAAACAGTTTTTGTGCCAGGGCTGGAAGAGAAGAATGAGTAAGTTTAGGTGCTGGAAGATCAGCCCCACATGGGCTCCTGACTGCTGTGGGTGAGCCCCAACCAGGATAAGCCCAGACCTTCCACATGCTCGGCTGCCTGCGGAGGCACTCAATTCAGACTTCATCCACAGCAGACACGGAGCGGGAGCTGTGCCACAGAAGGGCCATTTCCCGAAGAGCTGTCTGAAGGCCCGCCGCAGGCGCAGTGGACTCCCTTAAAGACCACCTCCCCTGTGGTTGAGAACACTGCAGCTTAAAGAGGAAACGTGCTCGGGCAACGCTTCCAAACTGAATTAGCATCAGGTGCCCTGATacttcctttcttgtttttttttcccctttcaccaCACTGAAAAACCTGTGGAGTCCAGGTTTGTTAAAAGTCTTGCTTTATTCGTTAACACCTTCATAAGTGCCCCCCCCCCATGAAAACAAGTTTCTGTTAAACATAGATCTGATCTGTCAAACAAGGGGATCACTCCAAAAAATTAATGATTCAGATGGAAATCTGATTAAGAAAAAGTTTAGTTCAAGGCATTCATTTATAAGGCAGAGCGCCTGAGTGGGCCTTGAAGGGACCTGGGGGGGAGAGGGAGCAGAGAGCAGGCTTACTAACTCTAGACAGCCCCTCACCTTTCCAGCTCCAATGATCTTCTCGGCAGCGTATACAGAATCCCCACATCTGGAACACTTCTCAGCACCTCCGTATTTCTGAGCAAATTTAGAAGTGTTTGGATTTGTTGTCGGCCTGTGAGGTTGAACACTgtggaagggagaagaaaggaacTAGGTAAGATTTCCCAAAAGGCTCTCAGAAGCCACAAGGCAGACACAACAGAACTCTGGGACGTAACTGCTTTCCTGTCCTTGGCTGGAGGCCTCCACAGGCCAGGACagggcaaagaagaaagaaagctcAGGGGCTAGCCAGTTATTATTCTTAATCTATTTATGGGCTCATTATTGTTACCAAAAGTCAGACAAGGCTTAAGTATCTGTCCCTCTGAGTCTATCAACTCATCAGAATTCATGGAATCCTCAGCACTAAACACTTAGGCCACCTACCATAGCATGTATGTGCACCCCACATTCGTATTATTATTGTTGATATAACATTGGAGTTAACAGCTAGCTTCttcacaaaaaatagaaaatatcagtgGTAGTTTAAGCAGTCAAGTTTCTGCATATAGGCAGAATTATGAAAATTAAGTATGTTTTATGGATTATTTAATTCCCCAGTATATTGGGGGAAAGTATAAATAACTTACTTTCTTCAtgggaaaatatttcagaaagttGGCCTATTACTATGTGATCGGTgtatcttttgctttttctctgtatAGAGTGCTGTTTTTGTCACTATTTACAGGTCACTAGATAAAACCTTATTTTCCttgttctgtaatttttttccacTCATTATATAGATGCACCTGCACATAGAACACCATTCTGGGCTCTGAACAGATTTAAAGGCTACTCTAAAACCTTACAAACAGGTTGAGCAGATAAGACAACAGTTAGCATTCAGCAAAGGGTAGCTAAGTGTCAGTTTTCCCACCTAGAAAAACAATCTTGTCCTAGTTATATTTTCACTAAGTAACTTACATATATGTTTTAAGTGAAATGTTTACTGAGAAATACCACCTTTTCTTAAGACAATTTATTCAAATTTCACACGTATTAATATCTTCATCTCCAAGTTTCCTACATTTCCACCTACCTAAATTGTTTCATGCACAGAATTTCTTGAATCACGTTTGATGTGGCCACTGGAAATTTTATTCTAAGCAACAAATACCAATTCACAGTACTAATTCACAGGATTGAACTGTCCGTAAATGGGCATATTTTTACAACTCCACAACCCACTGTATCTACATAGTCAGGCCTCTATCCACAAGTTGTGCACCCACAGATTGATCCAACTCAGAGTGAAAATactcaagaaaaaaattccaggaaGTTCCAAAAAGTAAAACCTGAATTTACCACATACcaccaaggaaatggcaacccactccagtgttcttgcctggagaatcccagggatggaggagcctggtgggctgccgtctgtggggtcgcacagagtcagacatgactgaagtgacgtagcagtagcagcagcaactatttacatagcacttaCATTGTAATAGGTCTTATAAGTCATCAGGAGGTGATTTAAAAGTACCTGGGAGGATATGTGTAGGTGACATGCAAATACCACACCATTTTGTGTAAGATCTGAGCATTCTCGGGTCTTAGTATCCGTAAGGGTGCTGGAACCAGTCCCCTGCAGATACCAAAGGACATCCCCACCTACTTTGTGATCTTTAAAAGCTATTCACAATATCCAACACTTGTAGTTACATGTTCTCCAGGAAAAATTTCCAGATCTGCTAGTCCTACTGAGAAGAATTTGATATGAACTATCTTCCACCTTCCTTCCAACAACCTCAGAAgggaaagtcgcttagtcgtgtccaactctttgcaaccccatggactgtgacccacctctgtccatgggattctccaggcaagaatactggactgggttgccacgcccttctctaggggatcttcctgactcagggatcaaacctgggtctcccacattgcaggcagttttttttttttttttttttttttaacccatctgagtcaccagggaactaACAACTTCAGAAGGTATGGTTAATTGTTACCTTGAATGTCAGATGAGGAAACATGGGCTTATGTGTTGAATAACCTGCTGAAGGGCCAGAGTATTAGTAAATTGGTGAGCCTGAACTAAAAAAATGCAGGTCTGCCCAatgaaccggagaaggcaatggcaccccactccagcactcttgcctggaaaatcccgtggatagaggagcctggtgggccacagtccatggggtcactaagagtcggacaccactgagcgacttcactttcacttttcagtttcatgcattggagaaggaaatggcaacccactctagtgttcttgcctggagaatcccagggacgggggagcctggtgggctgctgtctctggggtcgcacagagtcggacacgactgaagcgacttagcagcagcagcccaatgAACATGTCCCTGCCCCCCCGAGTGCTGCCTCGTCAAGAAGTTCTCCCAGAGTTGTGTGTGCCCCACACCTGTTGCGCTGACCACGTGGGGGCCTTCCAGACCACAGGTGCTCGCAGAGTGCAGTCACTGAGAGAGGCTTCCAGAAAAGGAAAGCCTACACCTGGTCCTGCTGGATGCATGGCACAGGGACAGGCTAAcacagggaagaggggagggcacAGATAACACAGGCCAGCTTGGAACATCGGCCAGTTACTGGAGGATGTGGGAAGAGCAGACACCGAGGAGGGGCCACTGGTCCTTGTGGCTTTACCACTGTGGCCACAGACACTGACTCACTTTGGGGTCATGGATGAGCTCTGTTTAGGGGGCAGCTGGACAGATCTGTGCTTGAAATAAAATCTTGGGGAACAAGAGTGGATTTTAACAAGTTGGAAAAGAACAAGAACAGTGAATGTTAACGAAGTCAGGTAAGCCGGCCTTCCTTCAAGTGATGGCATGCAGCCGTGAACGAGTCAGTCCTGGTACAGCTGACACCCAGCAAGGCGCCACGGCTCAGAGAGGAGCAGAAACGAGAGAGGCGGGCTTCGACGCCGAAAGGAGCAAGGCGCCACGGCTCAGGGAGGAGCAGAAACGAGAGGCAGGCTTCGACGCCGAAAGGAGCACAGGTTTGGGGCCAAGAGGACAAATGTTCAGATCCTGGCTCTGCTACTTAACCTGTGTGAACTGAGCCTTAGTGCCCTGCCTATAAAACAGGGACAAAGTACCTAAACTCAGAATTACTATGAAGATTATACAGAATGAACATAAATGTTCAGCAGACATAATTTCAGGCATACCACAATGCCTTGTGCTTAAGATTATAAGCTTTGGAGTTACACTGTTCTAGGCTCTACAGTTAACTAGCagtgtgactttaggcaaatcacttaattctgtctttctttcttcctgagtAAGATAGGAAGCCCTACTTCATAGGACTGTGAGAAGTATATGAGTTACCATATATTATTGCATAGTGTCCATTCTAGAGTAAGGGCACAATTAATGGCCTTGTCCAAGGGAAAGGCCATCTTACAGGATTATTATACCACTTTTGGCTTCTTCAGTATAAAAATGCCTGTGAAAAATATGAAGTTCATTTGAAGGAATTATCGGGTCAACAATAGGAATAAGTTTCATGTGAAGAAATTAGTCTCAACATGAATCACTAAAATTTAGCGGATTTATTAGCACTTGGCTTACTTGGGTACTGACACCGTTAACAGCAACTCATCTCATAGAATCAAACACAGGAAATAATTTCCAGTTTTAAGTAAGCTAAAGAAAAGTCATTTCTTGGTGAGGAAGCACTCTAGCATGGAGGGAGTGACTGAGGAATTGTCGCCGACTGCGTAACCCCGCAGGAGAAACGCATCTCCTGACTGCGACACTATCTGACATCTGTGAAGTGCTGTGGAAGCGGCACTAGCTTTTGAGAATATCATGACTCCTTGAATACATGCTATAAACCAGGACTGGGAATCACTAGAATAATCAATAGAACTTTGCCAGGTCCCAAACTGTCCATTATTTCAAGCTTAAAGAACAGCAGTAAATCTGAGTCATTGTCTTTGATTATTTTAAGCTAAAAACCTGGAAACTCCCAGGTCCCACTGCTCATCAAGCCACAGGACTCAGCACTGCTCCTCTCTGCTGGTCAGAGTCCTGACTCACCTCTCGGGCTTGATGCCCAGCCTCTCGCCCCGGTCCATGTTGAGCGTGCCTGCGCCCTGGCCGTACCCGTAGCCTTTTGGCCCGTACTTCTTTCCGTAGCAGGATTTGCAGTAGACCTCTTCATCATGAATTGCCACTGTGGTACTATCTAAATTCTTCCTGCAAACCACTGAGGGGGAGAAAGTTAGACTTAGAAAATGTGCCAAAGATGCCTTTTCC includes these proteins:
- the CSRP2 gene encoding cysteine and glycine-rich protein 2 isoform X1, which produces MPVWGGGNKCGACGRTVYHAEEVQCDGRSFHRCCFLCMVCRKNLDSTTVAIHDEEVYCKSCYGKKYGPKGYGYGQGAGTLNMDRGERLGIKPESVQPHRPTTNPNTSKFAQKYGGAEKCSRCGDSVYAAEKIIGAGKPWHKNCFRCAKCGKSLESTTLTEKEGEIYCKGCYAKNFGPKGFGYGQGAGALVHAQ
- the CSRP2 gene encoding cysteine and glycine-rich protein 2 isoform X2 codes for the protein MSCVVCRKNLDSTTVAIHDEEVYCKSCYGKKYGPKGYGYGQGAGTLNMDRGERLGIKPESVQPHRPTTNPNTSKFAQKYGGAEKCSRCGDSVYAAEKIIGAGKPWHKNCFRCAKCGKSLESTTLTEKEGEIYCKGCYAKNFGPKGFGYGQGAGALVHAQ